A single genomic interval of Gloeocapsa sp. PCC 73106 harbors:
- a CDS encoding DUF488 family protein: MKKLPTKKKKINLLTIGFTQKTAQDFFELLTKNKVKKVIDVRLNNVSQLAGFTKKQDFPYFLEKIAQIEYLHELDLAPTQSILTEYKKNKGDWSIYEQKFLQLMKERRIETKLSPELLDNTCLLCSEAKPHHCHRRLVVEYLQHHWGNINLVHL; encoded by the coding sequence GTGAAAAAATTGCCTACCAAGAAAAAAAAGATTAATTTACTAACTATTGGTTTCACCCAAAAAACAGCCCAAGATTTTTTTGAACTCCTAACTAAGAATAAAGTCAAAAAAGTAATCGATGTCAGACTCAATAACGTCTCTCAGTTAGCAGGTTTTACTAAAAAACAAGATTTCCCCTATTTCCTGGAAAAAATAGCTCAGATTGAGTACTTACACGAATTAGATTTAGCTCCAACTCAGAGTATTTTGACCGAATATAAAAAAAATAAGGGAGATTGGTCTATTTATGAACAGAAGTTTCTACAATTAATGAAAGAGCGTCGCATTGAAACCAAATTATCTCCAGAACTATTAGACAACACTTGTTTACTCTGTAGTGAAGCCAAACCCCATCACTGTCACCGTCGCTTAGTGGTGGAGTATTTACAACATCATTGGGGAAATATTAACCTAGTACATCTATAG